A region from the Caldicellulosiruptor naganoensis genome encodes:
- the istB gene encoding IS21-like element ISCsa9 family helper ATPase IstB, with amino-acid sequence MNDLLLGKLKDLKLSGIIKSFDLRVEEAIKNNFSYREFFEILINDEVSNRRINSNQKRISKARFPWHKTLEEYNFSYQPSINKRFIYNLATCEFVRKKENVAFIGPPGTGKTHLAIAIGLKAVALGYRVLFTTANEMLEELYISRADNSYQQKLKNYVNVDLLIIDELGLRKFNQSSVDDFYEIISKRYERGSIIITTNKVFEEWPRIFYDPVLATAILDRFVHHCHFVVIKGESYRMKQREGAIKALTDDSKNESNQLDNDN; translated from the coding sequence ATGAATGATCTTTTGTTGGGAAAACTAAAAGATTTGAAATTATCTGGGATAATAAAGAGTTTTGATTTAAGAGTAGAGGAAGCTATTAAGAATAACTTTTCTTATCGAGAGTTTTTTGAGATATTGATAAATGATGAAGTGAGTAACAGGAGAATAAACAGTAATCAAAAGAGGATAAGCAAAGCGAGGTTTCCATGGCACAAGACATTAGAAGAATACAATTTTAGTTATCAGCCTTCAATTAATAAGAGGTTTATATACAATTTGGCGACCTGTGAATTTGTCCGCAAGAAAGAGAATGTGGCCTTCATAGGACCGCCAGGGACAGGAAAAACACATCTTGCAATAGCGATAGGACTTAAAGCTGTAGCACTTGGATATAGAGTTTTGTTTACCACAGCAAATGAGATGTTAGAAGAGTTGTATATTTCAAGAGCGGATAATTCGTATCAACAAAAGCTAAAAAACTATGTTAATGTGGATTTGTTGATAATAGATGAGCTGGGCTTAAGGAAATTTAATCAAAGCAGTGTAGATGATTTTTATGAGATAATATCGAAGAGGTATGAGAGAGGATCGATAATAATAACCACAAACAAGGTATTTGAAGAGTGGCCGAGGATATTTTATGACCCAGTCTTAGCAACGGCAATTTTAGATAGATTTGTACATCACTGTCATTTTGTAGTTATCAAAGGTGAAAGTTATAGGATGAAGCAAAGGGAGGGTGCTATAAAAGCTTTAACAGATGATTCCAAGAATGAGTCAAATCAGTTAGATAATGATAATTAA
- a CDS encoding DUF3267 domain-containing protein, with protein sequence MKFKTGKPPVNENINVSEWNLLKEPKNLIVTQVIALPIGLICAGLIFFILYYFRGIYIPKFGIEYILAYFLMIPIHEMIHALCYPGGLNSKDTVIGYWAEVSVFYAYNSCILKRNRYLLVYIAPFAVLSIIPTIVMLFLDFKSDLLLLIVLFNALSSCVDIFNCILILLQVPKEGLVVNSEEKTYWKLENYLNART encoded by the coding sequence ATGAAATTTAAAACAGGAAAACCACCAGTTAATGAAAATATCAATGTATCAGAATGGAACTTGCTTAAGGAACCAAAAAATTTAATAGTTACTCAGGTAATTGCTTTACCAATAGGGTTAATTTGTGCAGGACTAATTTTCTTCATTTTATATTATTTCAGAGGCATATATATACCTAAATTTGGGATAGAATACATTTTAGCCTATTTTCTAATGATACCCATACATGAGATGATACATGCTTTGTGTTATCCTGGCGGTTTGAATTCAAAAGATACAGTAATTGGATATTGGGCTGAGGTATCTGTTTTTTATGCATATAATAGCTGTATTTTGAAAAGAAATAGATATTTATTAGTTTATATTGCTCCATTTGCTGTACTCTCTATTATTCCGACCATTGTTATGCTATTTTTAGATTTTAAAAGTGATTTGTTATTGCTAATTGTACTTTTCAATGCTTTAAGTTCGTGTGTAGATATATTTAACTGTATTTTGATTTTATTACAGGTACCCAAAGAAGGACTTGTAGTTAATAGTGAAGAAAAAACATATTGGAAATTGGAAAATTATCTTAATGCGAGAACATAA
- a CDS encoding ABC transporter permease — protein sequence MLLYMEIQKILKGKKFFIALIIAICFNLFYCWFVYNYENKSVESTKQYIADTERQIKELQKKLKKEKDDMKKRLYQEQIDELTRIVQKEKLKLQYGSNPKKEIEEKAQYYKMMYEISKKTGNYRELEINKVNYEILNENIKRKKYYSVGGQFDGWTYLLSQSYGIAFFIIIVLALLIGSGIVSDEYKEGTAKLLKTLPVKRSNIIS from the coding sequence TTGTTATTGTATATGGAAATCCAAAAAATTCTCAAAGGCAAAAAATTTTTTATTGCCTTAATAATCGCAATTTGTTTTAATCTTTTTTATTGCTGGTTTGTGTATAATTATGAGAATAAAAGTGTTGAATCCACAAAACAATATATTGCAGATACAGAAAGACAGATAAAGGAATTGCAGAAGAAATTAAAAAAAGAAAAAGACGACATGAAGAAAAGATTGTATCAGGAGCAAATTGATGAATTGACTAGAATTGTTCAAAAGGAAAAATTAAAATTGCAATATGGTTCTAATCCTAAGAAAGAAATAGAAGAGAAAGCTCAATATTACAAGATGATGTATGAAATTTCTAAGAAAACTGGTAATTATAGAGAACTTGAAATTAATAAGGTGAATTATGAGATTTTAAATGAAAATATAAAGAGGAAGAAGTATTACAGTGTTGGTGGACAATTTGATGGATGGACTTATTTACTTAGTCAATCGTACGGAATAGCATTTTTTATAATTATTGTTTTAGCTTTACTTATTGGAAGTGGTATAGTTTCAGATGAATATAAGGAAGGAACAGCAAAGCTTTTAAAAACTTTGCCTGTAAAAAGAAGTAATATTATATCTTGA
- a CDS encoding IS1634 family transposase — MFVKITNAGGYQYVRLVENYRENGKVKQRVLFNFGRLDILKDDPAFKNIVKKLSDIVAETTTENAKAVTIESEEDISDAVVKNWGYIVYRKLWQELEIDKFLKGKAAKERKIKFDVDKVSFLMTIQRLIEPMSKLRTYHQRSKYFGFEEDIDLNQLYRCLDFLDSVKEDLETYLYQRNKDLFKMVVDVVFYDVTTIYFESCRADELKNFGFSKDNKVNEVQVVLGLLVDKEGRPIGYELFPGNTIDSKTMVKILRKLKEKFSIDKIIIVADKGLNSRINLKMIKEAGYDYIVASRLKNASKEILDEVFNEEGYKRLDGKRCLNAEEIYGDEFKYKVLERTNIVKDEEGKEFKIEENLIITYSSKRAKKDKEDRERLVRKAKELLENKGSITALEKKGARKYLKKKSKSEEYVLDEEAIKRDEKFDGYYAIQTSKKDMDVEEVLGAYHDLWKIEQSFRVMKSCLEVRPIYHFTESRIKGHFVICFLAFLLQRTLEYILRRKGKGISSERIMEAIYSMNFFEIEIKGKKYLIKQKIEGEAGDILNVMKIKGPKNFMTYEEGLEFIGISK, encoded by the coding sequence ATGTTTGTCAAAATTACTAATGCTGGCGGTTATCAGTATGTTAGGTTAGTCGAAAATTACCGTGAAAATGGTAAAGTAAAGCAAAGAGTACTATTTAACTTTGGTAGACTTGATATTCTCAAAGATGACCCCGCTTTTAAAAACATTGTAAAAAAACTATCTGATATTGTCGCTGAAACAACTACTGAGAATGCAAAAGCTGTTACTATTGAATCTGAAGAAGATATTTCGGATGCAGTTGTAAAAAACTGGGGATACATTGTATACAGAAAGTTATGGCAGGAGCTTGAAATTGATAAGTTTTTAAAAGGGAAAGCAGCAAAAGAGAGAAAGATAAAATTTGATGTAGACAAAGTAAGTTTTTTAATGACCATACAGAGATTGATAGAGCCAATGAGCAAACTAAGAACTTATCATCAGAGAAGCAAATATTTTGGATTTGAAGAGGATATAGATTTGAATCAATTGTACAGGTGTTTAGATTTTCTTGACAGTGTAAAAGAAGATTTAGAGACATACCTGTATCAGAGAAATAAAGACTTATTTAAGATGGTAGTTGATGTAGTGTTTTATGATGTGACGACAATATACTTTGAGAGTTGTAGAGCGGATGAACTTAAAAATTTTGGGTTTAGCAAAGACAACAAGGTAAATGAAGTGCAAGTTGTATTAGGGCTTTTGGTGGACAAAGAAGGCAGACCGATAGGGTATGAACTTTTTCCTGGTAATACGATAGATAGCAAGACGATGGTAAAGATACTGAGGAAGCTGAAGGAAAAATTTAGTATAGATAAGATAATAATAGTAGCAGACAAAGGGCTTAACAGCAGAATAAATTTAAAGATGATAAAAGAAGCTGGGTACGACTATATAGTAGCAAGCAGATTAAAGAATGCAAGTAAAGAAATTTTAGATGAAGTTTTTAATGAAGAAGGATATAAAAGACTTGATGGCAAAAGATGTTTGAATGCTGAAGAAATTTATGGTGATGAATTCAAATATAAGGTATTGGAAAGAACAAATATTGTCAAGGATGAAGAGGGTAAAGAGTTCAAAATAGAAGAGAATTTGATAATAACGTATTCAAGCAAGAGAGCCAAGAAAGACAAAGAAGACAGAGAGAGATTGGTAAGAAAAGCCAAAGAGCTTTTAGAGAACAAAGGAAGCATAACAGCCTTAGAAAAGAAAGGTGCAAGGAAATATTTGAAGAAGAAATCAAAATCAGAAGAATATGTATTGGATGAGGAAGCGATAAAACGAGATGAGAAATTTGACGGTTATTATGCAATTCAAACGAGCAAAAAGGATATGGATGTAGAAGAGGTTTTAGGAGCATATCACGATTTATGGAAGATAGAACAGTCATTCAGAGTAATGAAAAGCTGTTTAGAAGTGCGACCGATATATCACTTTACAGAAAGCAGAATAAAAGGACATTTTGTGATATGTTTTTTGGCATTTTTACTGCAAAGGACATTGGAATATATTTTGAGGAGAAAAGGTAAAGGAATAAGTAGTGAAAGGATAATGGAAGCAATATATTCAATGAACTTTTTTGAAATAGAGATAAAAGGGAAGAAATATTTGATAAAGCAAAAAATTGAGGGAGAAGCTGGAGATATACTGAATGTAATGAAGATAAAGGGTCCAAAAAACTTCATGACATATGAGGAAGGCTTAGAATTTATTGGTATTAGCAAATGA
- a CDS encoding ABC transporter permease, which translates to MKKRLYQEQIDELTRIVQKEKLKLQYGSNPKKEIEEKAQYYKMMYEISKKTGNYRELEINKVNYEILNENIKRKKYYSVGGQFDGWTYLLSQSYGIAFFIIIVLALLIGSGIVSDEYKEGTAKLLKTLPVKRSNIILNKFIATVLTISALVIGIQIIFFIVLSIITNSLKYYDVYCYWISKYKVIGFKVYPVLDNVRLLNLLECSLLQLLIEIIIILAISGAIIFFSTIFENGAFASISFFAIIIAISIFRQKMLILKTPILKLLSLIFPWELATVYTNSLPGEIEWIYASSYIVIGVNLLLTVIFVLSSIKIFKYKEKV; encoded by the coding sequence ATGAAGAAAAGATTGTATCAGGAGCAAATTGATGAATTGACTAGAATTGTTCAAAAGGAAAAATTAAAATTGCAATATGGTTCTAATCCTAAGAAAGAAATAGAAGAGAAAGCTCAATATTACAAGATGATGTATGAAATTTCTAAGAAAACTGGTAATTATAGAGAACTTGAAATTAATAAGGTGAATTATGAGATTTTAAATGAAAATATAAAGAGGAAGAAGTATTACAGTGTTGGTGGACAATTTGATGGATGGACTTATTTACTTAGTCAATCGTACGGAATAGCATTTTTTATAATTATTGTTTTAGCTTTACTTATTGGAAGTGGTATAGTTTCAGATGAATATAAGGAAGGAACAGCAAAGCTTTTAAAAACTTTGCCTGTAAAAAGAAGTAATATTATATTAAACAAATTTATTGCAACTGTATTAACTATTTCTGCATTGGTAATTGGTATACAAATTATATTTTTTATAGTTTTAAGTATTATAACAAATTCTTTGAAATACTACGATGTGTATTGTTACTGGATTTCTAAATATAAGGTGATAGGTTTTAAAGTATATCCTGTTTTAGATAATGTGAGATTGTTGAACCTACTTGAATGTAGTTTACTACAATTATTAATTGAAATTATTATTATATTGGCTATATCGGGAGCTATCATATTTTTCTCCACAATATTTGAAAACGGAGCATTTGCAAGTATTAGCTTTTTTGCAATAATAATAGCTATAAGTATTTTTCGTCAAAAGATGCTTATTCTTAAAACACCTATATTAAAGTTGTTGTCGTTAATATTTCCTTGGGAACTAGCAACGGTATATACAAATTCATTACCAGGGGAAATAGAATGGATTTATGCTTCTTCTTATATTGTAATAGGTGTAAATTTATTGTTGACGGTTATTTTTGTATTAAGTTCAATAAAGATATTTAAATATAAAGAAAAGGTATAA
- a CDS encoding ABC transporter ATP-binding protein, giving the protein MAENQVEMVIKVTDVYKKIGNSQILKEINFSIGKGEIVGLVGPNGAGKSTLMKILSGLWSPKPKGKCYILGCDMTNELERIEALRRSSFFIETPALYLKLSGYDNIELYAKLKYGSAFNVKDEVNRLAPFFELDNKMLKRKAKTYSLGTKQKVSLLQMFIGNPEVLILDEPFNGLDPTTTIKVKELLKTRWRENNITVLISSHILSDIEELCSRIIFIKNGSIILDKNKEELLKRNTVVIFHFTEKEHVDIACRLIKEKLPYITVETQFNNSIKVHNLNSHYDVLDILQNEGIKVRDIEEQKMSLVDFYKQLYLQ; this is encoded by the coding sequence TTGGCTGAAAACCAAGTGGAAATGGTAATAAAAGTAACTGATGTGTACAAGAAAATTGGAAACTCTCAAATTCTAAAAGAAATAAACTTTTCAATAGGAAAAGGAGAAATTGTTGGTCTTGTAGGACCAAATGGTGCCGGCAAAAGCACATTAATGAAAATACTATCAGGTTTATGGTCACCAAAACCAAAAGGGAAATGCTATATTCTGGGATGTGACATGACTAATGAACTTGAAAGGATAGAGGCTCTAAGAAGATCTTCATTTTTTATTGAAACACCAGCACTGTATCTTAAACTTAGTGGTTATGATAATATAGAACTGTATGCTAAATTAAAATATGGGAGTGCCTTTAACGTTAAAGACGAAGTTAATAGATTAGCACCGTTTTTTGAATTAGATAATAAAATGCTAAAAAGAAAGGCAAAAACATATTCCTTAGGAACAAAACAGAAAGTTAGTTTGCTTCAAATGTTTATTGGCAACCCTGAAGTGTTGATATTGGATGAACCTTTTAATGGATTGGACCCAACCACCACAATTAAAGTTAAAGAACTCTTAAAAACACGATGGAGAGAAAATAACATAACCGTTTTAATCTCATCACATATATTAAGTGATATAGAGGAGTTATGTTCAAGAATTATTTTTATCAAAAATGGTTCAATAATATTAGACAAAAATAAAGAAGAATTGTTAAAAAGAAATACAGTAGTGATTTTTCATTTTACTGAAAAGGAGCATGTTGATATAGCGTGCAGGTTAATAAAAGAAAAATTACCATATATAACTGTAGAAACTCAGTTTAATAACTCTATAAAAGTTCATAATCTAAATTCTCATTATGATGTTTTAGATATATTACAGAATGAGGGTATAAAAGTTCGAGACATAGAAGAACAAAAAATGAGTTTAGTAGATTTTTACAAACAACTTTATTTACAATAA
- the lexA gene encoding transcriptional repressor LexA yields the protein MSELNTKLLRIDSKCILRSFYKLRIDDYRYINKIRDIYCKEEEVRQWLINELIETYKYPEELIDVEYRINVFSKPAFVDVVVFRYDSNKEKVPFIIFEVKPYLSGIGQGAEQLKSYLNVVPKCSFGAVTDGNSILIFESRFEIIDDFPHFDISMLPSQIEEYEVVDFRRSKTYRLRKLVDTGHTDLVQDGHSIEIKSEDVFKINLYEKVAAGVPVETSDEAIGKVALPTSIISDPERYFAIKVKGDSMVEANIKDGDIAIVQKCNTAENRDIVIAWLDGEITVKRFCKMGSTVLLIPENSKYEPINIKEGELRIVGKVVGVMRKKR from the coding sequence TTGAGTGAGCTGAATACAAAGCTTCTTCGAATTGATTCTAAATGCATTCTTCGCAGTTTTTACAAACTAAGGATTGATGATTACAGATACATAAACAAAATCAGAGATATCTACTGCAAAGAGGAAGAGGTTCGCCAGTGGCTTATAAATGAACTTATTGAAACTTATAAATACCCAGAAGAATTGATTGATGTTGAGTACAGAATAAACGTATTTTCAAAACCTGCATTTGTTGATGTTGTTGTTTTCAGGTATGATTCAAATAAAGAAAAGGTACCATTTATCATTTTTGAGGTAAAACCCTATCTTTCCGGAATAGGTCAGGGTGCAGAGCAGCTGAAAAGCTATTTAAATGTGGTTCCAAAATGTTCTTTTGGAGCTGTGACAGATGGAAATAGCATTTTAATATTTGAGAGCAGATTTGAAATTATAGATGATTTTCCACACTTTGATATAAGTATGCTTCCTTCTCAAATTGAAGAATATGAAGTTGTGGATTTCAGAAGGTCGAAAACTTACAGACTTAGAAAATTAGTTGACACAGGACATACTGACTTAGTTCAAGATGGACACTCAATAGAGATAAAATCAGAAGATGTTTTTAAGATAAACCTGTATGAAAAGGTCGCAGCAGGAGTGCCCGTGGAAACATCTGATGAGGCAATTGGTAAGGTTGCCTTGCCAACATCTATTATCTCTGATCCTGAAAGATATTTTGCTATTAAAGTTAAGGGCGACAGCATGGTGGAAGCAAATATAAAAGACGGAGACATTGCAATTGTGCAAAAATGCAATACTGCAGAAAATAGAGATATTGTTATTGCATGGCTTGATGGAGAAATAACTGTGAAAAGATTTTGCAAAATGGGAAGCACAGTCCTGCTCATTCCTGAAAACAGCAAATATGAACCAATTAATATTAAAGAAGGAGAACTTCGTATAGTTGGAAAAGTTGTTGGTGTGATGAGAAAGAAGAGATGA
- a CDS encoding LysM peptidoglycan-binding domain-containing protein has protein sequence MRTKVVIRNKFRFGIALLLIMVFVITVLMISIGEGKGIDKEKNINWIFVKVKEGDSLWTISKNFVDESIDIRDYISFIRKVNKLENAVLYPGQVLKFVDVKTYKLLCTK, from the coding sequence ATGAGAACAAAAGTTGTTATAAGAAATAAGTTTCGCTTTGGTATTGCATTGCTTCTTATAATGGTATTTGTTATAACAGTCTTGATGATTTCGATTGGAGAAGGGAAGGGCATTGACAAAGAAAAGAATATAAATTGGATATTTGTGAAGGTAAAAGAAGGAGATTCGCTGTGGACAATTTCAAAGAACTTTGTTGATGAAAGTATAGACATTCGCGATTATATCTCTTTCATACGAAAAGTAAATAAATTGGAAAATGCAGTATTGTATCCTGGGCAAGTGTTAAAATTTGTAGATGTAAAAACATACAAACTTTTATGCACAAAATAA
- the xerA gene encoding site-specific tyrosine recombinase/integron integrase: protein MNFSDVPHYVVDFLNYMITIKNKSPNTIKEYYYDLRTFLRYLKAKDLNMLSQIEKIEDLENIDVSSFEIEKLKTITLSNLYEYFSFLATRFNNGPYARARKVASIRSFFKYLYSKAKLIPDNPAKDLESPKLGKRNPRYLTLEESKKLLSAIDGENKERDFAIITLFLNCGLRLSELVNINLSDIKEGMLRIVGKGNKERIIYLNKACREAIENYLKVRPTEGVKDKDALFLSERKKRISRRTVQYIVEKYVKMAGINQKRISAHKLRHTAATLMYRHGKVDIRSLQTILGHQSISTTEIYTHVNDDDIKKAFEKNPLSGENQGTLDS, encoded by the coding sequence ATGAACTTTTCCGATGTTCCACATTATGTTGTAGATTTTTTAAATTACATGATTACAATCAAAAATAAGTCACCAAATACAATCAAAGAATACTATTATGACTTGAGAACCTTTTTAAGATATCTCAAAGCAAAAGATTTGAATATGCTCAGTCAAATCGAAAAGATTGAAGACCTTGAAAATATCGATGTGAGCAGCTTTGAAATTGAAAAGCTAAAAACAATAACTCTTAGCAATCTATATGAGTATTTTTCTTTTCTTGCCACACGTTTTAACAACGGTCCCTATGCAAGAGCCCGTAAAGTTGCTTCAATCAGAAGCTTTTTTAAATACCTATATAGCAAAGCCAAACTCATTCCTGATAACCCTGCAAAAGATTTAGAGTCGCCAAAACTTGGTAAAAGAAATCCAAGGTATCTTACACTTGAGGAAAGCAAAAAGCTACTTTCTGCAATTGACGGTGAAAATAAAGAAAGGGACTTTGCAATAATTACCCTTTTTTTAAACTGTGGCCTTAGACTTTCAGAGCTTGTAAATATAAACCTTTCGGATATAAAAGAAGGTATGCTAAGGATTGTTGGTAAAGGGAATAAAGAAAGAATAATATATTTAAATAAAGCATGTAGAGAAGCTATCGAAAATTATTTAAAAGTTCGCCCCACAGAAGGTGTAAAGGACAAAGATGCTCTTTTCTTGAGTGAGAGAAAGAAAAGAATTAGCAGAAGAACTGTTCAATACATTGTTGAAAAGTATGTGAAAATGGCAGGTATAAATCAGAAAAGGATTTCTGCCCACAAGCTTCGTCACACGGCAGCAACACTTATGTACAGACACGGCAAAGTTGATATAAGGTCTCTTCAGACTATTTTGGGTCATCAAAGTATCTCCACAACAGAGATTTATACTCATGTAAATGACGATGACATCAAAAAAGCCTTTGAAAAAAACCCCCTCTCAGGAGAAAATCAAGGTACTTTAGACTCCTGA
- a CDS encoding pyruvate kinase alpha/beta domain-containing protein codes for MYFESAGPQNTQKTIELAVKTAHERGINYIVVASCSGKTAKLLENCGKNVVVVTHVNGFAEPGKMEIDEKTIEELKAKGFKVYTGTHVLSGAERGISRKFGGVYPVEIMAHTLRMLGQGVKVAVEISVMALDAGLIPYGEDIIAIGGTSEGADTAVIIRPSHAASIFETKIKEIICKPYEF; via the coding sequence GTGTATTTTGAATCAGCTGGACCACAAAATACTCAAAAAACAATTGAGCTTGCAGTAAAAACTGCTCACGAGAGAGGAATAAATTATATTGTTGTTGCATCCTGTTCAGGAAAAACTGCAAAACTTTTGGAAAACTGCGGTAAAAACGTTGTCGTTGTTACTCATGTCAACGGCTTTGCAGAACCTGGAAAGATGGAAATAGATGAAAAGACGATTGAAGAGCTAAAGGCTAAGGGATTTAAGGTATACACAGGTACACATGTTTTATCTGGTGCGGAAAGAGGAATATCAAGAAAGTTTGGTGGAGTATATCCGGTTGAAATCATGGCACATACGCTCAGAATGCTGGGGCAAGGCGTAAAGGTTGCAGTGGAGATTTCTGTTATGGCTTTAGATGCAGGATTAATACCATATGGGGAAGATATAATTGCAATTGGTGGAACATCTGAAGGTGCAGATACTGCTGTTATTATAAGGCCTTCTCATGCAGCTTCTATATTTGAGACAAAGATTAAAGAAATAATTTGTAAACCCTATGAATTTTAA
- a CDS encoding ABC transporter substrate-binding protein has translation MSFAASKTIKIGVNLELSQAVAQYGQKELQGIKLAIDEINQKGGVGGKKIELVVVDNKSDKTEALNVATRLAVRDKVLAILGPATSGATKSAASAAMKYKVPIISPSATDDTVTVDERTGKTKAYVFRTCFNDSFQGNVMANFALKTLKVKKAAIIYDASSDYSKGLSKNFKQTFTKGGGKIVAEEAFARGEQDFSSILTKIKNKKPDVIFAPVYYDEAGLIIKQARELGMSIPILGGDGFDDPKVVAKAGKKYADNVFFSAHYSSQDTDSKVQEFIKKFKKKYNTEPNAFAALGYDLGYFIADALKRANLKFDSIAKDRERLKTAIENTKNFVGVTGIVNINKNHNAEKSAVIIELKNGVQMFKQKLNP, from the coding sequence ATGTCCTTTGCTGCATCAAAAACTATTAAAATAGGTGTAAATTTAGAGCTCTCACAAGCAGTTGCCCAGTACGGACAAAAAGAACTCCAAGGTATAAAACTTGCAATTGACGAGATAAACCAAAAAGGCGGAGTTGGCGGAAAAAAAATTGAACTTGTTGTGGTTGACAACAAATCTGACAAAACAGAAGCTCTGAACGTTGCAACAAGACTTGCAGTAAGAGACAAAGTTCTTGCAATTTTAGGACCTGCTACATCAGGAGCAACAAAGTCAGCAGCATCTGCAGCAATGAAGTATAAGGTTCCCATTATCTCCCCATCTGCAACAGATGACACTGTGACCGTCGATGAAAGAACCGGAAAGACAAAAGCTTATGTTTTTAGAACTTGCTTCAATGATTCATTCCAAGGGAATGTGATGGCTAATTTTGCACTGAAGACTTTAAAAGTAAAGAAAGCTGCGATAATTTATGACGCTTCATCTGACTATAGCAAAGGGCTTTCTAAAAACTTTAAACAGACATTTACAAAAGGTGGCGGTAAAATAGTTGCCGAGGAAGCATTTGCAAGGGGTGAACAAGATTTTAGTAGTATACTCACAAAGATAAAAAACAAAAAACCCGATGTAATATTTGCTCCTGTTTACTACGATGAAGCAGGGCTTATAATAAAACAGGCTCGCGAACTCGGTATGAGTATACCAATACTGGGTGGAGATGGTTTTGATGATCCAAAAGTTGTTGCAAAGGCTGGCAAAAAATATGCTGACAACGTATTCTTCTCTGCTCACTACTCTTCCCAGGACACAGATTCAAAGGTTCAAGAGTTTATAAAGAAGTTTAAGAAAAAATACAATACTGAACCAAATGCTTTTGCTGCACTTGGGTACGATTTGGGATACTTTATTGCTGACGCCCTCAAAAGAGCAAACCTAAAGTTTGATAGCATTGCGAAAGACAGAGAAAGACTAAAAACTGCTATTGAAAACACCAAAAACTTTGTTGGTGTAACTGGGATTGTTAATATAAACAAAAATCATAACGCTGAAAAGTCTGCTGTTATAATAGAGCTTAAAAATGGTGTTCAGATGTTCAAACAAAAGTTAAATCCATAA
- a CDS encoding branched-chain amino acid ABC transporter permease has product MTTFIQQLINGITLGSVYALIALGYTMVYGIIKLINFAHGDVFMVGAYIAFLCVTYLKLGLLPALIISMIFCALLGMLIEKFAYKPLRNSPRISALITAIGVSLFLENLMQLLMGADSRVFPRLVNEKNYHLFHGKVVVNNKQIYLLIITILLMLLLNFIVKNTKIGKAMRAVSQDMDAARLMGINVDTTISYTFAIGSALAAAGGVLVGLYYNTINPLMGVLPGLKAFIAAVFGGIGIIPGAMLGGFSLGVIETLVSGYGSSMYKDAVAFALLILILILKPSGLLGKNIKEKV; this is encoded by the coding sequence TTGACCACATTTATTCAGCAATTGATAAATGGTATCACTCTTGGAAGTGTCTACGCATTAATTGCGCTTGGGTATACAATGGTATACGGGATAATCAAACTCATAAACTTTGCCCATGGCGATGTTTTTATGGTAGGTGCTTACATTGCTTTTTTATGTGTTACATATCTAAAGTTGGGTCTATTGCCAGCGCTAATAATTTCAATGATTTTCTGTGCACTTTTAGGAATGTTAATTGAAAAATTTGCTTATAAACCTTTACGAAATTCACCCAGAATTTCTGCTTTGATAACAGCAATTGGCGTATCACTCTTTTTAGAAAATCTAATGCAGCTTCTGATGGGAGCTGACTCAAGAGTCTTCCCAAGACTTGTAAATGAAAAAAATTATCACCTCTTTCATGGCAAAGTTGTAGTAAACAATAAGCAAATATATCTTCTGATAATTACGATATTACTAATGTTACTTCTCAACTTCATTGTCAAAAATACAAAGATAGGCAAGGCTATGAGAGCTGTATCCCAAGACATGGACGCAGCAAGGCTTATGGGAATAAACGTTGATACAACAATCTCATATACCTTTGCAATAGGTTCTGCTCTGGCTGCAGCTGGTGGTGTTTTGGTTGGCCTTTACTATAACACAATAAACCCTCTGATGGGAGTTTTGCCTGGACTTAAAGCCTTTATTGCAGCAGTCTTTGGTGGAATAGGTATAATTCCAGGAGCTATGCTTGGTGGCTTTTCTCTTGGTGTTATTGAAACGCTTGTAAGTGGGTACGGTAGCTCTATGTACAAGGACGCGGTTGCATTTGCCCTATTGATTTTAATCTTGATTCTAAAGCCATCTGGACTTCTTGGCAAAAATATAAAAGAGAAGGTGTAG